From Planctomycetota bacterium, a single genomic window includes:
- a CDS encoding NAD(P)H-binding protein, translating to MNVVIVGGSGLIGTKLTRRLRERGCAVTPVSPSTGVDTVTGTGVAEAVRGAECIVDVTNSPSFADDAVMAFFRASTGNLIRAAAAAGVRHYVALSIVGADDLPDSGYMRAKVVQENLVRAGGVPFTIVRSTQFFEFLAAVADAATRNGEIRVPAIQMQPIAADDVAAQLAEVVVGRPQNGVVEIAGPEALPMAVLIERRLAAKADPRRVVVDEQAGYFGAHAQVRTLVPRGVARVGTVDLARWLRTAE from the coding sequence ATGAACGTTGTGATTGTCGGGGGCAGCGGGCTCATCGGAACCAAGCTGACCCGGCGACTGCGCGAGCGGGGCTGCGCGGTCACGCCCGTGTCGCCCTCGACAGGCGTCGACACCGTGACGGGCACGGGCGTTGCCGAGGCGGTGCGCGGGGCGGAGTGCATCGTGGACGTCACAAACTCGCCGTCCTTCGCCGACGACGCGGTCATGGCGTTCTTCCGCGCATCGACCGGCAATCTGATCAGGGCGGCGGCCGCCGCGGGCGTTCGGCATTACGTCGCGCTCTCGATCGTCGGCGCGGACGACCTGCCCGACAGCGGATACATGCGTGCGAAGGTGGTGCAGGAGAACCTTGTCCGCGCGGGCGGCGTGCCGTTCACGATCGTCCGATCGACGCAGTTCTTCGAGTTCCTCGCGGCGGTGGCGGACGCGGCGACTCGCAACGGGGAGATCCGCGTGCCGGCCATCCAGATGCAGCCGATCGCGGCGGACGACGTCGCCGCCCAGCTGGCGGAGGTCGTTGTCGGACGTCCGCAGAACGGCGTGGTCGAGATCGCCGGGCCCGAAGCCCTGCCGATGGCCGTGCTGATCGAGCGACGCCTCGCCGCGAAGGCGGACCCGCGGCGCGTCGTGGTCGATGAACAGGCCGGGTACTTCGGCGCTCACGCGCAGGTCCGCACGCTCGTCCCCCGCGGCGTCGCGCGGGTCGGGACCGTGGACCTCGCCCGATGGCTGCGCACGGCGGAGTAG
- a CDS encoding alpha/beta hydrolase, producing MQHVTTQDGVQIYFKDWGPKGAQPIMFHHGWPLSADDWDAQMLYFLQKGYRVVAHDRRGHGRSSQVSDGHDMDHYAADAAAVVEHLDLRNAVHVGHSTGGGQATRYVARHGAGRVAKLVLIGAVPPIMVKTPAYPGGLPLEVFDGLRQQLAANRSQFYLDIASGPFYGFNRPGAAPSEAIIQNWWRQGMMGGAKAHYDGIKAFSETDFTSDLKSIDVPTLVMHGDDDQIVPIAASAMLSSKLLKRGTLKVYEKLPHGMCTTHADVVNPDLLAFITG from the coding sequence ATGCAGCACGTCACGACTCAGGACGGCGTCCAGATCTATTTCAAGGACTGGGGGCCCAAGGGGGCGCAGCCGATCATGTTCCATCACGGCTGGCCCCTCAGCGCCGACGACTGGGACGCCCAGATGCTGTACTTCCTGCAGAAGGGCTACCGGGTGGTCGCTCATGACCGTCGCGGGCACGGCCGCTCGAGCCAGGTCAGCGACGGGCACGACATGGACCACTACGCCGCCGACGCCGCGGCGGTCGTCGAGCACCTCGACCTGCGCAACGCCGTGCACGTCGGGCACTCCACCGGCGGCGGGCAGGCGACCCGCTACGTCGCCCGTCACGGCGCCGGGCGCGTTGCCAAGCTCGTCCTCATCGGGGCGGTCCCGCCGATCATGGTGAAGACCCCCGCCTACCCCGGCGGCCTGCCTCTCGAGGTCTTCGACGGGCTGCGTCAGCAGCTCGCCGCGAACCGATCCCAGTTCTATCTCGACATCGCGAGCGGGCCGTTCTACGGATTCAACCGCCCGGGCGCCGCGCCGTCCGAGGCGATCATCCAGAACTGGTGGCGCCAGGGCATGATGGGCGGCGCGAAGGCCCACTACGACGGCATCAAGGCGTTCAGCGAGACCGATTTCACCAGCGACCTGAAGTCCATCGATGTGCCGACCCTTGTCATGCACGGCGACGACGACCAGATCGTGCCCATCGCGGCGTCCGCGATGCTGTCGTCGAAGCTCCTCAAGCGCGGCACACTCAAGGTCTACGAGAAGCTCCCGCACGGGATGTGCACGACGCACGCGGACGTCGTCAACCCGGACCTGCTCGCGTTCATCACGGGCTGA
- a CDS encoding sigma-70 family RNA polymerase sigma factor — protein sequence MDATHTTAAIQAYLDQLAATTGNDPPPDAVVRALMARSVERLHVLCSAMLFQSYERLTRPPTNLRPDELLGAVVERLLKAMKTVRPGNVRQFFAIVNQHLRWELNDLARRLDEQTRALPIREDLVPAPETSGSVLSFKALRMLAAIDALPDEEREVFELIRIQGMTHPEVAALTGVSTKTVQRRLNQALLLLADELDDLRPGSPVERRTV from the coding sequence ATGGACGCGACCCACACCACGGCGGCCATCCAGGCGTACCTGGATCAACTCGCAGCGACCACCGGGAACGATCCCCCGCCCGACGCCGTCGTCCGCGCCCTCATGGCGAGGTCCGTGGAGCGCCTGCACGTGCTGTGCAGCGCCATGCTCTTTCAGAGTTACGAACGGCTGACCCGACCACCGACCAACCTGCGCCCCGACGAACTGCTCGGCGCGGTGGTGGAACGCCTGCTCAAGGCGATGAAAACCGTCCGCCCGGGGAATGTCCGCCAGTTCTTCGCGATCGTCAACCAGCACCTGCGATGGGAGCTGAATGACCTGGCCCGACGCTTGGATGAGCAGACGCGTGCGCTGCCGATCCGCGAGGACCTCGTCCCGGCGCCCGAGACCTCCGGATCGGTGCTCTCCTTCAAGGCGCTGCGGATGCTCGCCGCGATCGACGCGCTGCCGGACGAGGAGCGTGAGGTGTTCGAACTCATCCGGATCCAGGGCATGACACACCCGGAGGTCGCGGCGTTGACCGGCGTCTCCACCAAGACGGTGCAGCGCCGGCTCAACCAGGCGCTCCTCCTGCTCGCCGACGAGCTGGACGACCTGCGCCCGGGCTCGCCCGTTGAACGGCGCACCGTATGA
- a CDS encoding protein kinase codes for MNDDERVRSLLAAMLDSGLPAEQVCAEHPDLLPIVSGRWQRMQSISKDLDALFPSGGRAQRASPLTDAPRLPGYEQIEFVGRGGMGVVYRALHTALHRVVAVKMLLPGMHDAPHETEALLREASAVAAIQHPNIVQVFDVAAIDARPYFTMEFLEGGSLAQRMGGAPQPPRQAAELTALLATAVQVAHERGVVHRDLKPGNILFTLDGSPKIADFGLARLMACDPSATLGQAGFGTPSYMAPEQALGAPGRNEPAVDVYALGAILYDLLTGRPPFRADSPLETQRQVIEQEPAPPSRLNARVPRDLETVCLACLSKDPARRYASAGALADDLRRFLRGEPIAARPIGPAERLRKWVRRHPTRTAAWLGAILCLTMIFSAVLWTASQRAAFERAVATDFTEIVRLQRAGDWSGARNMLERAKTRIGLGYGSDESARRAAEIARELDFVDRLAAMRLERASSREIAFDRRKWWNTYRDEFRKAGLLVEGDDPGAFAARVASSNARVALIDAMDDWAICAADKGEVQWLLIATRTADPDPAWRDRARSVMTWQDQNQLEALAREARLEDQPVPLMLIVAGLLMEQRSEEGLPFLRRIQAAHPSDFWACFALAESLAPTDPDVISFYRAAVALRPQAAAAHVNLGNALSTQNRVPEAIECMQRALSLDAHNHVAQFNIAIWLLQEERYDECAAHARQATSLNPSDPLGHGVLGSALLQIGQPAEAAESFRRAISLLPEGHPRRASFERALERCAAMLAPPAPARAP; via the coding sequence ATGAACGACGACGAACGCGTTCGCTCGCTCTTGGCGGCGATGCTGGACTCTGGCCTGCCCGCCGAGCAGGTCTGCGCCGAACACCCGGATCTCCTGCCGATCGTCTCTGGCCGCTGGCAGCGGATGCAGTCGATCAGCAAGGACCTCGACGCCCTGTTCCCTTCCGGCGGGCGCGCACAGCGCGCCTCGCCGCTCACCGACGCCCCGCGCCTGCCCGGGTACGAGCAGATCGAGTTCGTCGGTCGCGGCGGCATGGGGGTGGTCTACCGGGCGCTGCACACCGCGCTCCACCGGGTGGTGGCCGTCAAGATGCTCCTGCCCGGCATGCACGACGCGCCCCACGAGACCGAAGCGCTGCTGCGAGAAGCGTCGGCCGTCGCGGCGATCCAGCACCCCAACATCGTGCAGGTCTTCGACGTTGCCGCCATCGACGCACGCCCGTACTTCACGATGGAGTTCCTCGAGGGCGGTTCGCTCGCCCAGCGGATGGGCGGGGCCCCGCAGCCGCCGCGCCAGGCGGCGGAACTCACCGCGCTGCTGGCGACGGCCGTCCAGGTCGCGCACGAGCGTGGCGTCGTGCACCGCGACCTCAAACCCGGCAACATCCTGTTCACGCTGGACGGCAGCCCGAAGATCGCCGACTTCGGCCTCGCCCGCCTCATGGCCTGTGACCCGTCGGCGACGCTCGGCCAGGCCGGCTTCGGCACGCCGAGCTACATGGCGCCCGAACAGGCCCTCGGCGCGCCGGGACGCAACGAACCCGCCGTCGATGTCTACGCCCTGGGCGCGATACTCTACGACCTGCTCACCGGGCGCCCGCCGTTCCGCGCCGACTCGCCGCTCGAGACCCAGCGCCAGGTGATCGAGCAGGAACCCGCGCCGCCATCCAGGCTCAACGCCCGCGTGCCGCGCGACCTGGAAACCGTCTGCCTGGCGTGCCTCAGCAAGGACCCCGCGCGCCGCTACGCCAGCGCCGGGGCGCTGGCCGACGACCTGCGCCGGTTTCTCCGGGGCGAGCCCATCGCCGCGCGGCCTATCGGGCCCGCCGAGAGGCTCCGCAAGTGGGTGCGCCGCCATCCGACCCGCACGGCCGCCTGGCTCGGCGCGATCCTCTGCCTCACCATGATCTTCAGCGCGGTGCTCTGGACGGCCTCGCAGCGGGCCGCCTTCGAGCGGGCGGTCGCGACGGACTTCACCGAGATCGTTCGTCTGCAGCGCGCCGGCGACTGGAGCGGCGCGCGGAACATGCTCGAGCGCGCCAAGACCCGCATCGGCTTGGGCTACGGCTCGGACGAGTCGGCGCGCCGCGCCGCGGAGATCGCGCGAGAACTCGACTTCGTCGACCGTCTCGCGGCGATGCGGCTCGAGCGGGCCTCGTCGCGCGAGATCGCGTTCGACCGGCGCAAGTGGTGGAACACCTACCGCGACGAGTTCCGCAAGGCGGGGCTGCTGGTCGAGGGCGACGATCCCGGAGCCTTCGCCGCACGCGTCGCCTCCTCGAACGCCAGGGTCGCGCTGATCGACGCGATGGACGACTGGGCGATCTGCGCTGCCGACAAGGGCGAGGTCCAGTGGCTGCTCATCGCGACGCGGACCGCCGACCCGGATCCCGCCTGGCGCGACCGCGCCCGCTCCGTCATGACGTGGCAGGATCAGAACCAACTCGAGGCGCTCGCGCGGGAGGCCCGCCTCGAAGACCAGCCCGTGCCGCTCATGCTCATCGTCGCCGGGCTGCTCATGGAGCAGCGGTCGGAGGAAGGCTTGCCGTTCCTCCGGCGCATCCAGGCGGCCCACCCGTCCGATTTCTGGGCGTGCTTCGCCCTCGCCGAGTCGCTCGCGCCGACAGACCCGGACGTGATCTCGTTCTACCGGGCGGCCGTCGCGCTGCGGCCTCAGGCCGCCGCGGCGCACGTCAACCTCGGGAACGCGCTGTCGACGCAGAACCGCGTGCCCGAGGCCATCGAGTGCATGCAGCGGGCCCTGTCGCTCGACGCGCACAACCACGTGGCGCAGTTCAACATCGCCATCTGGCTGCTGCAGGAAGAGCGCTACGACGAGTGCGCCGCGCACGCCCGGCAGGCGACCTCCCTAAACCCGTCCGACCCCCTGGGGCACGGCGTGCTCGGGAGTGCGCTCCTCCAGATCGGCCAGCCGGCCGAAGCGGCCGAGTCGTTCCGACGCGCCATCTCGCTGCTGCCCGAGGGCCACCCGCGCCGCGCGTCGTTCGAGCGGGCGCTGGAACGCTGCGCGGCGATGCTCGCTCCCCCCGCGCCGGCCCGCGCTCCGTAG